The following coding sequences are from one Streptomyces sp. NBC_00536 window:
- a CDS encoding DUF6114 domain-containing protein: MYPEAPVTPADDHWLTVLWYRFRAWRGARPFWAGLFTLLGGLPIAYFPYADVRLGNITIAMATTAGAGSLIIGVLLVTLGLALWFQQGIRIFAGVATLLLGLVSLPVSNIGGFLLGFLCALIGGCLALAWAPGRPLDPAVELPAPREAETDHASETTAHADGGRNSAG, encoded by the coding sequence ATGTACCCCGAGGCCCCCGTAACCCCGGCAGACGATCACTGGCTCACGGTGCTCTGGTACCGGTTCCGCGCCTGGCGCGGCGCCCGGCCCTTCTGGGCGGGGCTGTTCACGCTGCTCGGCGGCCTCCCGATCGCGTACTTCCCGTACGCGGACGTCCGGTTGGGCAACATCACGATCGCCATGGCGACGACGGCCGGCGCCGGGTCACTGATCATCGGTGTCCTGCTGGTAACGCTCGGGCTCGCCCTCTGGTTCCAGCAGGGCATCAGGATCTTCGCCGGAGTGGCCACGCTCCTGCTGGGGCTGGTGTCGCTTCCGGTGTCGAACATCGGCGGCTTCCTGCTGGGCTTCCTGTGCGCGCTGATCGGCGGGTGCCTCGCGCTGGCGTGGGCGCCCGGCAGGCCCCTCGACCCCGCGGTCGAGCTGCCCGCTCCCCGCGAGGCGGAAACGGACCACGCTTCCGAGACGACTGCCCACGCCGATGGCGGGAGGAACAGTGCGGGGTGA
- a CDS encoding DUF3817 domain-containing protein, which yields MKKSVLTRYRVMAFATAVMLLVLCTCMIFKYGFDKGADLTFVVSQAHGVLFMIYLVFAFDLGSKAKWPFGKLLWVMLSGTIPLAAFFVERKVRAEIEPLVSGAPQAATA from the coding sequence ATGAAGAAGAGCGTGCTGACCCGCTACCGGGTGATGGCCTTTGCCACCGCAGTGATGCTGCTGGTGCTGTGCACCTGCATGATTTTCAAGTACGGCTTCGACAAGGGCGCGGACCTGACCTTCGTGGTCTCCCAGGCCCACGGCGTGCTCTTCATGATCTACCTGGTCTTCGCCTTCGACCTCGGCTCCAAGGCGAAGTGGCCCTTCGGCAAGTTGCTGTGGGTCATGCTCTCCGGCACGATCCCGCTCGCCGCGTTCTTCGTCGAGCGCAAGGTCCGCGCCGAGATCGAGCCCCTGGTGAGCGGCGCCCCGCAGGCCGCGACGGCGTGA
- the pyk gene encoding pyruvate kinase, giving the protein MRRSKIVCTLGPAVDSYEQLKALIEAGMNVARFNFSHGSQAEHQERYDRVRKVSEDTGRAVGVLADLQGPKIRLETFAEGPVELVRGDEFTITTEDVPGDKSICGTTYKGLPGDVSKGDQILINDGNVELRVTSVEGAQVKTIVIEGGVISDHKGINLPGAAVNVPALSEKDVDDLRFALRMGCDMVALSFVRDANDVKDVHKVMDEEGRRVPVIAKVEKPQAVANMEAVVDAFDAVMVARGDLAVEYPLEKVPMVQKRLIEMCRRNAKPVIVATQMMESMITNSRPTRAEASDVANAILDGADAVMLSAESSVGAYPIETVKTMSKIVVAAEEELLSKGLQPLVPGKKPRTQGGSVARAACEIADFLDGKALVAFTHSGDTARRLSRYRAVQPILAFTTSESTRNQLSLSWGVESYVVRHVDNTDAMVDLVDDELLKLKRYNQGDTMIITAGSPPGVPGTTNMVRVHHLNGGARD; this is encoded by the coding sequence ATGCGCCGTTCCAAAATCGTCTGCACGCTGGGCCCCGCCGTCGACTCGTATGAGCAGCTGAAAGCGCTCATCGAGGCAGGCATGAACGTGGCCCGATTCAACTTCAGCCACGGATCCCAGGCAGAACACCAGGAGCGGTACGACCGCGTCCGGAAGGTCTCCGAGGACACCGGGCGTGCCGTCGGCGTCCTCGCCGACCTCCAGGGTCCGAAGATCCGTCTGGAAACCTTCGCCGAGGGTCCCGTCGAGCTGGTGCGCGGTGACGAGTTCACCATCACCACCGAGGACGTCCCTGGCGACAAGTCCATCTGCGGCACCACCTACAAGGGCCTGCCGGGTGACGTCTCCAAGGGCGACCAGATCCTGATCAACGACGGCAACGTCGAGCTTCGCGTGACCTCGGTCGAGGGCGCGCAGGTCAAGACCATCGTCATCGAGGGCGGTGTCATCTCGGACCACAAGGGCATCAACCTGCCGGGTGCCGCCGTCAACGTCCCGGCCCTGTCCGAGAAGGACGTCGACGACCTCCGCTTCGCCCTGCGGATGGGCTGCGACATGGTCGCCCTGTCCTTCGTCCGTGACGCCAACGACGTCAAGGACGTCCACAAGGTCATGGACGAGGAGGGCCGCCGGGTCCCCGTCATCGCCAAGGTCGAGAAGCCGCAGGCGGTCGCGAACATGGAGGCCGTCGTCGACGCCTTCGACGCGGTCATGGTGGCCCGTGGTGACCTGGCCGTCGAGTACCCGCTCGAAAAGGTCCCGATGGTCCAGAAGCGGCTCATCGAGATGTGCCGCCGCAACGCCAAGCCGGTGATCGTCGCGACCCAGATGATGGAGTCGATGATCACCAACTCGCGGCCGACCCGCGCCGAGGCCTCCGACGTCGCGAACGCCATCCTCGACGGCGCCGACGCGGTCATGCTGTCGGCCGAGTCCTCGGTCGGCGCCTACCCGATCGAGACCGTCAAGACGATGTCGAAGATCGTCGTCGCGGCCGAGGAAGAGCTGCTCTCCAAGGGCCTCCAGCCCCTGGTCCCGGGCAAGAAGCCGCGCACCCAGGGCGGCTCCGTCGCCCGTGCGGCCTGCGAGATCGCCGACTTCCTCGACGGCAAGGCGCTGGTCGCCTTCACCCACTCCGGTGACACGGCCCGCCGCCTGTCGCGCTACCGCGCGGTCCAGCCGATCCTGGCCTTCACGACCAGCGAGAGCACCCGCAACCAGCTCTCCCTGAGCTGGGGCGTCGAGTCGTACGTCGTGCGCCACGTGGACAACACCGACGCGATGGTCGACCTGGTGGACGACGAGCTGCTCAAGCTCAAGCGCTACAACCAGGGCGACACCATGATCATCACGGCCGGTTCGCCCCCCGGCGTCCCGGGCACGACCAACATGGTCCGCGTCCACCACCTCAACGGCGGCGCCCGCGACTGA
- a CDS encoding acetate kinase, which translates to MTASRVLVLNSGSSSVKYQLLDMADRSRLAVGLVERIGEETSRLVHERLTGDPDAADRKREVLGPIADHRAALTAVAAELAADGTGLDSAELAAIGHRVVHGGTKFTRPTVIDDEVLAEIRALIPLAPLHNPANVTGIEVARALRPDLPQVAVFDTAFHATMPEYVARYAIDAATAEKYSIRRYGFHGTSHAYVSRATAALLGRAPEDVNVIVLHLGNGASASAVRGGVCVDTSMGLTPLEGLVMGTRSGDLDPAVVFHLARVGGLSVDEIDSLLNKKSGLLGMCGDNDMREVLRRAGEGDEAAGVAFAAYVHRLKKYIGAYSAVLGRVDAVVFTAGVGENAHQVREAAVDGLAELGLALDLEANAVRSPEPRLISAEYARVAVAVVPTDEELEIATQAYELVTVTG; encoded by the coding sequence GTGACCGCATCGCGCGTACTCGTCCTCAACTCCGGCTCCTCGTCGGTCAAGTACCAGCTGCTCGACATGGCGGACCGGTCCCGCCTGGCCGTCGGGCTGGTGGAGCGCATCGGCGAGGAGACCTCCCGGCTGGTGCACGAACGGCTCACCGGGGATCCGGACGCCGCCGACCGTAAGCGGGAGGTGCTCGGCCCGATCGCGGACCACCGGGCGGCGCTGACGGCCGTCGCCGCCGAGCTGGCCGCCGACGGCACGGGCCTGGACTCCGCCGAACTGGCCGCCATCGGCCACCGGGTGGTGCACGGCGGGACGAAGTTCACCCGGCCGACCGTGATCGACGACGAGGTGCTGGCCGAGATCCGGGCCCTGATCCCGCTCGCGCCGCTGCACAACCCGGCGAACGTGACGGGCATCGAGGTGGCCCGCGCGCTGCGCCCGGACCTCCCGCAGGTCGCGGTCTTCGACACGGCCTTCCACGCGACGATGCCGGAGTACGTGGCGCGGTACGCGATCGACGCGGCGACCGCCGAGAAGTACTCCATCCGGCGGTACGGGTTCCACGGCACCTCGCACGCCTACGTGTCCCGGGCGACCGCGGCCCTGCTGGGCAGGGCGCCCGAGGACGTGAACGTCATCGTGCTGCACCTGGGCAACGGCGCCTCGGCCTCGGCGGTGCGGGGCGGGGTGTGCGTGGACACCTCGATGGGGCTGACCCCGCTGGAGGGTCTGGTCATGGGAACCCGCTCCGGGGACCTCGATCCGGCCGTCGTCTTCCACCTGGCCCGGGTGGGCGGCCTCTCGGTGGATGAGATCGATTCGCTCCTGAACAAGAAGAGCGGTCTGCTGGGCATGTGCGGGGACAACGACATGCGCGAGGTGCTGCGGCGCGCGGGCGAGGGAGACGAGGCGGCGGGCGTCGCCTTCGCGGCGTACGTCCACCGCCTGAAGAAGTACATCGGTGCCTACTCGGCCGTTCTCGGCCGGGTGGACGCGGTGGTGTTCACGGCCGGGGTCGGCGAGAACGCGCACCAGGTGCGGGAAGCTGCGGTGGACGGGCTGGCCGAGCTGGGGCTCGCGCTGGACCTGGAAGCCAACGCGGTGCGCTCCCCGGAGCCGCGGCTGATCTCGGCGGAGTACGCCCGGGTGGCCGTGGCCGTGGTCCCGACGGATGAGGAACTGGAGATCGCCACCCAGGCGTACGAACTCGTTACCGTTACCGGGTAG
- a CDS encoding acyl-CoA mutase large subunit family protein → MDADAIEQGRLRWQARYDRARTREADFTTLSGDEVEPVYGPRPGDTYEGFERIGWPGEYPYTRGLHATGYRGRTWTIRQFAGFGNAEQTNERYKMILAAGGGGLSVAFDMPTLMGRDSDDPRALGEVGHCGVAIDSAADMEVLFKDIPLGDVTTSMTISGPAVPAFCMYLVAAERQGVDPALLNGTLQTDIFKEYIAQKEWLFEPEPHLRLIGDLMEYCAKGIPAYKPLSVSGYHIREAGATAAQELAYTLADGFGYVELGLSRGMDVDHFAPGLSFFFDAHLDFFEEIAKFRAARRIWARWMKEVYGAKSDKSMWLRFHTQTAGVSLTAQQPYNNVVRTAVEALAAVLGGTNSLHTNALDETLALPSEQAAEIALRTQQVLMEETGVANVADPLGGAWYVEQLTDRIEADAEKIFEQIKERGLRSHPNGQHPIGPITSGILRGIEDGWFTGEIAESAFQYQRSLEKGDKRVVGVNVHHGSVTGDLEILRVSHEVEVVQVRELAERKARRDDAKVRAGLDAMLAAARDGSNMIPAMLDAVRAEATLGEICNVLRDEWGTYTEPPGF, encoded by the coding sequence ATGGACGCTGACGCCATCGAGCAAGGCCGCCTTCGCTGGCAGGCCCGTTATGACAGGGCCCGCACCCGCGAGGCCGACTTCACCACGCTCTCCGGCGATGAGGTCGAACCGGTGTACGGGCCGCGGCCCGGAGACACCTACGAGGGCTTCGAGCGGATCGGCTGGCCGGGCGAGTACCCGTACACCCGGGGCCTGCACGCCACCGGGTACCGCGGGCGGACCTGGACCATCCGGCAGTTCGCCGGGTTCGGCAACGCCGAGCAGACCAACGAGCGCTACAAGATGATCCTGGCCGCGGGCGGCGGCGGCCTCTCGGTCGCCTTCGACATGCCCACCCTTATGGGCCGCGACTCCGACGACCCCCGCGCGCTGGGCGAGGTCGGCCACTGCGGGGTCGCCATCGACTCCGCCGCCGACATGGAGGTCCTGTTCAAGGACATCCCGCTCGGCGACGTCACCACCTCGATGACCATCAGCGGACCCGCCGTGCCCGCCTTCTGCATGTACCTGGTCGCCGCCGAGCGCCAGGGCGTCGACCCGGCCCTGCTCAACGGCACGCTCCAGACGGACATCTTCAAGGAGTACATCGCCCAGAAGGAGTGGCTCTTCGAACCCGAGCCGCACCTGCGCCTCATCGGCGACCTGATGGAGTACTGCGCCAAGGGCATCCCCGCCTACAAGCCGCTCTCCGTCTCCGGCTACCACATCCGCGAGGCCGGGGCGACGGCCGCGCAGGAGCTGGCGTACACCCTCGCCGACGGCTTCGGCTACGTCGAACTCGGGCTCTCCCGCGGCATGGACGTGGACCACTTCGCGCCCGGCCTGTCCTTCTTCTTCGACGCGCACCTCGACTTCTTCGAGGAGATCGCCAAGTTCCGCGCCGCCCGCCGGATCTGGGCGCGCTGGATGAAGGAGGTCTACGGCGCGAAGTCCGACAAGTCCATGTGGCTGCGCTTCCACACCCAGACGGCCGGCGTCTCCCTCACCGCCCAGCAGCCCTACAACAACGTCGTCCGCACGGCCGTGGAGGCCCTCGCGGCGGTCCTCGGCGGCACCAACTCCCTGCACACCAACGCCCTCGACGAGACCCTCGCGCTGCCGAGCGAGCAGGCCGCCGAGATCGCGCTGCGCACGCAGCAGGTGCTGATGGAGGAGACCGGGGTGGCCAATGTGGCCGACCCGCTCGGCGGCGCCTGGTACGTCGAGCAGCTCACCGACCGGATCGAGGCGGACGCCGAGAAGATCTTCGAGCAGATCAAGGAGCGCGGGCTGCGCTCCCACCCGAACGGGCAGCACCCGATCGGGCCCATCACCTCGGGCATCCTGCGCGGCATCGAGGACGGCTGGTTCACCGGCGAGATCGCCGAGTCGGCGTTCCAGTACCAGCGCTCGCTGGAGAAGGGCGACAAGCGGGTCGTCGGCGTCAATGTGCACCACGGCTCCGTCACCGGCGACCTGGAGATCCTCCGGGTCAGCCACGAGGTCGAGGTGGTGCAGGTCCGCGAACTGGCTGAGCGCAAGGCCCGCCGGGACGACGCGAAGGTGCGGGCCGGGCTGGACGCGATGCTGGCCGCCGCGCGGGACGGGTCGAACATGATCCCGGCCATGCTGGACGCCGTACGGGCCGAGGCGACGCTCGGCGAGATCTGCAACGTGCTGCGGGACGAGTGGGGCACGTACACGGAGCCGCCCGGCTTCTGA
- a CDS encoding DUF6230 family protein, whose amino-acid sequence MNSQVRGGTRWKRFALVMVPSIAATAAVGVGLAQGALAASFSVSGQDFKVSADELVGDNLIQYGSVAKGKTLGDPNKDAYHPVTISGFSHAEITNMCQSLVTPVPGLGNITLQLRTGNKGRPAVAENIYLDVAELDADAKFEQLDIGVAVSDPSHVTKAQPGTVADGGLFSQRAKKATLTNVRQKAWATTAGTFTLPDLKLRLLSGDQPCYQDAK is encoded by the coding sequence ATGAATTCCCAGGTTCGTGGTGGGACCAGATGGAAGCGCTTCGCTCTCGTCATGGTGCCGAGCATCGCGGCCACCGCCGCGGTGGGTGTGGGTCTGGCGCAGGGTGCCCTCGCGGCGTCCTTCAGCGTCTCGGGCCAGGACTTCAAGGTGTCGGCCGACGAGCTCGTCGGTGACAACCTGATCCAGTACGGCAGCGTGGCCAAGGGCAAGACCCTCGGCGACCCCAACAAGGACGCGTACCACCCGGTCACCATCTCCGGGTTCAGTCACGCCGAGATCACCAACATGTGCCAGTCGCTGGTCACCCCGGTGCCCGGCCTCGGCAACATCACCCTGCAGCTGCGGACGGGCAACAAGGGCCGTCCCGCCGTCGCGGAGAACATCTACCTCGACGTCGCCGAGCTGGACGCGGACGCGAAGTTCGAGCAGCTCGACATCGGTGTCGCGGTCAGCGACCCGAGCCACGTCACCAAGGCCCAGCCCGGCACGGTGGCCGATGGCGGTCTCTTCTCGCAGCGCGCGAAGAAGGCCACGCTGACCAACGTGCGGCAGAAGGCATGGGCGACGACGGCGGGCACCTTCACGCTGCCGGACCTCAAGCTTCGTCTGCTCAGCGGTGACCAGCCGTGCTACCAGGACGCCAAGTAG
- a CDS encoding tetratricopeptide repeat protein, whose amino-acid sequence MQPRNMSMSGVVDLAAVKAAGEAKAKAEQARAAAAQGGAVGAVPGAAAPASLVIDVDEAGFELDVLELSHQVPVVIDFWAEWCEPCKQLSPVLERLVNGANGRLVLAKIDVDANQMLMQQFGVQGIPAVFAVVAGQALPLFQGAVPEQQIRETLGQLIQVAEERYGLTGIVVDPAADGAYAAGAGGADEEPEGPYDALLEAAVVALDAGDLGGAVQAYKNVLAGDPANSEAKLGLAQAELLARVQHMNPQEVRTAAAANPADPAAQIAAADLDMAGGHIQDAFGRLVDAVRVTAGDDRDAVRVRLLELFEVIGADDPRVSAARTALARVLF is encoded by the coding sequence ATGCAGCCCAGAAACATGTCCATGAGCGGCGTCGTCGACCTCGCCGCGGTGAAGGCGGCCGGCGAGGCCAAGGCGAAGGCGGAGCAGGCGCGCGCGGCCGCGGCCCAGGGCGGCGCCGTCGGCGCCGTGCCCGGCGCCGCGGCTCCGGCCTCGCTCGTCATCGATGTCGACGAGGCCGGTTTCGAACTCGACGTGCTCGAACTCTCGCACCAGGTCCCGGTCGTCATCGACTTCTGGGCCGAGTGGTGCGAGCCGTGCAAGCAGCTCAGCCCGGTGCTGGAACGACTGGTCAACGGAGCGAACGGCCGTCTCGTTCTGGCCAAGATTGATGTCGACGCCAACCAGATGCTGATGCAGCAGTTCGGCGTCCAGGGCATTCCCGCCGTGTTCGCGGTCGTCGCCGGTCAGGCGCTGCCGCTGTTCCAGGGCGCGGTGCCCGAGCAGCAGATCCGCGAGACCCTCGGCCAGCTCATCCAGGTCGCCGAGGAGCGCTACGGTCTCACCGGCATCGTGGTCGACCCCGCCGCGGACGGCGCCTACGCCGCGGGCGCGGGTGGCGCGGACGAGGAGCCGGAAGGCCCGTACGACGCCCTGCTGGAAGCGGCCGTCGTCGCGCTGGACGCGGGCGACCTGGGCGGCGCCGTCCAGGCGTACAAGAACGTACTGGCCGGGGATCCGGCCAACAGCGAGGCCAAGCTGGGTCTGGCCCAGGCCGAACTCCTCGCGCGGGTGCAGCACATGAACCCGCAGGAGGTGCGCACCGCGGCGGCCGCGAATCCGGCCGATCCGGCGGCGCAGATCGCCGCGGCCGACCTGGACATGGCCGGCGGTCACATCCAGGACGCCTTCGGACGGCTCGTGGACGCCGTCCGTGTCACGGCGGGTGACGACCGGGACGCGGTACGGGTGCGGCTGCTGGAGCTGTTCGAGGTCATCGGGGCGGACGACCCCCGGGTCTCGGCGGCGCGCACGGCCCTCGCGCGGGTGCTCTTCTAG
- the pta gene encoding phosphate acetyltransferase, which yields MTRSVYVTGIDRGDGRQVIELGLMELLTRQTGRVGVYRPLLHDGPDRLFDLLKARYRLDQDPSTAFGMEYHEASALLAEKGADELVSQLVDGYHRAARDYEVMLVLGTDYADTNLPDELGLNARLANELGAVVVPVVGGAKQTAESVRAEIRNAYRAYESLGCEVVAVIANRVAAEDREVIAERLAARLPVPCYVLPDDKTLSAPTVAQITRALGGEVLLGDEAGLARDAVDFVFGGAMLPNFLNALTPGCLVVTPGDRSDLVIGALAAHTSGTPPIAGILLTLNERPGKDILTLASKLAPGTPVVSVAGNSFPTAAELFALQSRLNSATPRKLETALGLFERHVDTAALRDRISLTRSTRVTPMMFEHELLEQARSERRRVVLPEGTEERVLRAADVVLRRGVCDLTLLGEEQAILKKAADLGIDISAAQLIDPMTSPLRERFAEYYAKARAHKGMTVELANDVVTDVNYFGTLMVQEGLADGMVSGAVHSTAATIRPAFEIIKTKPEASIVSSVFFMCLADKVLAYGDCAVNPDPNAEQLADIAIQSATTAAAFGLEPRIAMLSYSTGTSGSGADVDKVRKATEIVRAQRPDLLIEGPIQYDAAVEPSVAATKLPESEVAGRATVLIFPDLNTGNNTYKAVQRSAGAVAVGPVLQGLRKPVNDLSRGALVQDIVTTVAITAIQAQSKPAAG from the coding sequence GTGACGCGCAGCGTGTACGTGACCGGCATCGACCGGGGGGACGGCCGGCAGGTCATCGAGCTCGGACTCATGGAGCTGCTGACCCGCCAGACGGGCCGGGTGGGTGTCTACCGTCCACTGCTGCACGACGGACCCGACCGGCTCTTCGACCTCCTCAAGGCCCGCTACCGGCTCGACCAGGACCCCTCCACCGCCTTCGGCATGGAGTACCACGAGGCGTCCGCGCTGCTCGCCGAGAAGGGCGCCGACGAACTGGTCTCGCAGCTGGTCGACGGCTACCACCGGGCCGCCCGCGACTACGAGGTCATGCTGGTCCTCGGCACCGACTACGCCGACACCAACCTGCCCGACGAGCTGGGGCTCAACGCCCGCCTGGCCAACGAGCTGGGCGCGGTCGTCGTCCCCGTGGTCGGGGGCGCCAAGCAGACCGCCGAGTCCGTGCGCGCCGAGATCCGCAACGCCTACCGGGCCTACGAGAGCCTCGGCTGCGAGGTCGTGGCCGTGATCGCCAACCGGGTGGCCGCCGAGGACCGCGAGGTCATAGCCGAGCGGCTGGCCGCGCGGCTCCCGGTGCCCTGTTACGTCCTGCCCGACGACAAGACGCTCTCCGCCCCGACGGTCGCCCAGATCACCCGGGCGCTGGGGGGCGAGGTGCTGCTCGGCGACGAGGCCGGGCTGGCCCGCGACGCCGTGGACTTCGTCTTCGGCGGCGCCATGCTGCCGAACTTCCTGAACGCGCTGACCCCCGGCTGTCTGGTCGTCACCCCCGGGGACCGCTCCGACCTGGTCATCGGCGCGCTCGCCGCGCACACCTCCGGCACCCCGCCGATCGCCGGCATCCTGCTGACCCTGAACGAGCGCCCCGGCAAGGACATCCTGACGCTGGCCTCGAAGCTGGCACCGGGCACCCCGGTGGTCTCGGTCGCGGGGAACAGCTTCCCGACCGCCGCCGAACTCTTCGCCCTGCAGAGCCGGCTGAACTCCGCGACCCCGCGCAAGCTGGAGACCGCGCTCGGCCTCTTCGAACGGCACGTGGACACGGCCGCGCTGCGCGACCGGATCTCGCTGACCCGCTCCACCCGGGTCACCCCGATGATGTTCGAGCACGAGCTGCTGGAGCAGGCGCGCTCCGAGCGGCGCCGGGTGGTGCTGCCCGAGGGCACCGAGGAGCGGGTGCTGCGCGCCGCGGACGTGGTGCTGCGCCGCGGGGTGTGCGACCTGACCCTGCTGGGCGAGGAGCAGGCGATCCTGAAGAAGGCCGCCGACCTCGGCATCGACATCAGCGCGGCGCAGCTGATCGACCCGATGACCTCGCCGCTGCGGGAACGGTTCGCCGAGTACTACGCGAAGGCCCGCGCCCACAAGGGCATGACGGTCGAGCTGGCCAACGACGTGGTCACGGACGTCAATTACTTCGGCACGCTGATGGTCCAGGAGGGCCTGGCCGACGGCATGGTCTCCGGCGCGGTGCACTCCACCGCCGCCACCATCCGGCCCGCCTTCGAGATCATCAAGACCAAGCCCGAGGCGTCCATCGTCTCCTCGGTCTTCTTCATGTGCCTGGCCGACAAGGTCCTCGCCTACGGCGACTGCGCCGTGAACCCGGACCCCAACGCCGAGCAGCTCGCCGACATCGCCATCCAGTCGGCCACCACCGCCGCGGCCTTCGGGCTGGAGCCGCGGATCGCGATGCTCTCGTACTCGACCGGCACCTCCGGTTCGGGCGCGGACGTCGACAAGGTCCGCAAGGCCACCGAGATCGTCCGCGCGCAGCGCCCGGACCTGCTGATCGAGGGCCCGATCCAGTACGACGCCGCCGTCGAGCCGTCGGTGGCCGCGACGAAGCTGCCGGAGTCCGAGGTGGCCGGGCGGGCGACCGTACTGATCTTCCCGGACCTCAACACCGGCAACAACACCTACAAGGCCGTCCAGCGCTCCGCGGGCGCCGTGGCGGTCGGCCCGGTCCTGCAGGGTCTGCGCAAGCCGGTCAACGACCTCTCGCGCGGCGCGCTGGTCCAGGACATCGTCACCACCGTGGCGATCACCGCGATCCAGGCCCAGTCCAAGCCCGCCGCCGGCTGA
- a CDS encoding TetR/AcrR family transcriptional regulator has protein sequence MRNPVSGSPASGSGRTGRPRSAAADTAILAATRDALVELGWSKLTMGDVSARAGVAKTTLYRRWAGKSELVVDAVAELFDALELPDRGSLQGDIEYVVLRFAELLRRPEARTALMAVVAESTRDEALRDRIRSAIVDRQKRLVVLGRERAQARGELPYEADPQLAGRTTDLIFDVIAGTVVHRALVSGEPVDEMWVATFTALLMHGLLGTAQAGTAPASAAPAGTPQAGTA, from the coding sequence ATGCGCAACCCCGTCTCCGGCAGCCCCGCCTCCGGCTCCGGCCGCACCGGCCGCCCCCGCAGCGCCGCGGCGGACACCGCGATCCTCGCCGCCACCCGGGACGCGCTGGTCGAACTCGGCTGGTCCAAGCTGACCATGGGCGACGTCTCGGCCCGCGCCGGGGTCGCCAAGACCACCCTCTACCGCCGCTGGGCGGGCAAGAGCGAGCTGGTCGTCGACGCCGTCGCGGAACTCTTCGACGCGCTCGAACTCCCCGACCGGGGTTCGCTCCAGGGCGACATCGAGTACGTCGTCCTGCGCTTCGCGGAGCTGCTGCGGCGCCCGGAGGCCCGTACGGCCCTCATGGCGGTGGTCGCCGAGTCCACCCGGGACGAGGCACTGCGCGACCGGATCCGGTCGGCGATCGTGGACCGGCAGAAACGTCTCGTCGTGCTGGGCCGCGAACGCGCCCAGGCCCGCGGCGAACTCCCCTACGAGGCGGACCCGCAGCTCGCCGGACGCACCACGGACCTGATCTTCGACGTCATCGCGGGCACCGTGGTGCACCGCGCCCTGGTGAGCGGGGAGCCGGTGGACGAGATGTGGGTCGCCACCTTCACGGCCCTGCTGATGCACGGCCTGCTGGGCACGGCGCAGGCGGGTACGGCCCCGGCGTCTGCGGCCCCCGCGGGTACGCCGCAGGCCGGCACCGCCTGA
- a CDS encoding MarR family winged helix-turn-helix transcriptional regulator: MPKPLSLPFDPIARADELWQQRWGPVPAMAAITSIMRAHQILLGEVDAVVKPYGLTFARYEALVLLTFSKAGELTMSKIGERLMVHPTSVTNTVDRLVRSGLVAKRPNPNDGRGTLASITDKGREVVEAATRDLMEMEFGLGAYDAEECGEIFALLRPLRVAADDFDEK, encoded by the coding sequence GTGCCCAAGCCGCTCAGTCTTCCCTTCGATCCCATCGCCCGCGCCGACGAACTCTGGCAGCAGCGCTGGGGACCCGTGCCCGCGATGGCCGCGATCACCTCGATCATGCGGGCGCACCAGATCCTGCTCGGCGAGGTCGACGCGGTGGTGAAGCCGTACGGGCTGACCTTCGCGCGCTACGAGGCACTCGTCCTGCTGACCTTCTCCAAGGCCGGCGAGCTGACGATGTCGAAGATCGGCGAGCGGCTGATGGTGCACCCGACCTCGGTGACGAACACCGTCGACCGCCTGGTGCGCTCCGGCCTGGTCGCCAAGCGCCCCAACCCGAACGACGGCCGTGGCACCCTCGCCTCGATCACCGACAAGGGGCGCGAGGTCGTGGAGGCGGCGACCCGGGACCTGATGGAGATGGAGTTCGGGCTGGGCGCCTACGACGCCGAGGAGTGCGGGGAGATCTTCGCGCTGCTCCGGCCGCTGCGGGTGGCCGCCGACGACTTCGACGAGAAGTAG